One part of the Symbiobacterium terraclitae genome encodes these proteins:
- a CDS encoding LysR family transcriptional regulator — protein MLLQHLITFCRVVETGGFARAGALVGLSQPAVTRQIAALEAELGTPLLDRASRQLHVTPAGELVYQRARRIAQAVSALKEEVADLAHPDRGRVAIGTVTTVGLRLLPPILAAYKERFPRVQVQVKAGRTQETINRLLEGEIELAILPTPVSHPRLRTIPLMDDPVVLVCSPDRRAELPDPLPLAMLGEIDLISFQAPSRFRTFVDAMLEQHGVYPNVTMEFDSHEAVTLMVEAGFGCALVPASAVERELALGSLVRVEVEGMPPMARTTCLALRHPNLDWNPAAEHLYQMIIAHFGKKG, from the coding sequence GTGTTACTTCAGCACTTGATAACCTTCTGCCGTGTTGTGGAGACGGGCGGATTCGCCCGGGCCGGGGCGCTGGTGGGCCTGAGCCAGCCGGCCGTGACCCGGCAGATCGCAGCGCTGGAAGCCGAGCTGGGCACGCCCCTGCTGGACCGGGCCAGCAGGCAGCTGCACGTGACGCCCGCCGGCGAGCTGGTCTACCAGCGCGCCCGCCGCATCGCGCAGGCGGTGTCAGCGCTGAAGGAGGAGGTGGCGGACCTGGCCCACCCCGACCGGGGCCGCGTGGCCATCGGCACCGTCACCACCGTCGGCCTCCGGCTCCTGCCCCCCATCCTCGCCGCCTACAAGGAGCGGTTCCCCCGGGTGCAGGTCCAGGTGAAGGCCGGGCGCACCCAGGAGACCATCAACCGCCTCCTGGAGGGCGAGATCGAGCTGGCCATCCTGCCCACCCCGGTCTCGCACCCGAGGCTGCGCACCATCCCGCTGATGGACGACCCCGTCGTGCTGGTCTGCTCCCCGGATCGGCGGGCGGAGCTGCCCGACCCGCTCCCCCTGGCGATGCTGGGCGAGATCGATCTCATCTCGTTCCAGGCCCCGTCCCGCTTCCGCACCTTCGTGGACGCGATGCTGGAGCAGCACGGGGTCTACCCCAACGTCACGATGGAGTTCGACTCCCACGAGGCCGTCACCCTGATGGTGGAGGCGGGCTTCGGCTGCGCGCTGGTGCCGGCGTCGGCGGTGGAGCGGGAACTGGCCCTGGGCAGCCTGGTCAGGGTAGAGGTGGAGGGCATGCCGCCTATGGCCCGGACCACCTGCCTCGCCCTGCGCCACCCCAACCTGGACTGGAACCCGGCCGCCGAGCACCTGTACCAGATGATCATCGCCCACTTTGGCAAAAAGGGGTAA
- a CDS encoding malic enzyme-like NAD(P)-binding protein — protein sequence MHRLGNMRLILRLEIQNTGSIFSYIATAIGATGGDILAVDLIQSRRDVVIRDITIGVENRAHGDRVIQAVTALPGVKLVNVSDRIFLAHLGGKIEVTPRVQVKTRDDLSVVYTPGVADVCRAIAEDPNKAFTLTIKRNTVAVVTDGTAVLGLGDIGPAAAMPVMEGKAMLFKQFADVDAFPICLDTKDPDEIVRIVKALAPTFGGINLEDISSPRCFEIERRLQEELDIPVFHDDQHGTAVVVLAGLMNAARVVGKELSDLKVVVCGIGAAGIAITKMLMLAGIKNIIGVDREGIIERGKKYPSNPMWQWYAENTNPENRHGGMAEAIEGADAFIGVSGPGALKIEHVKRMAKDPIVFAMANPTPEIDPEEAEPYVAVMATGRSDYPNQVNNLLCFPGLFRGALNCRARQINDAMKLAAARAIAAVVSDEELHAEYIIPSVFNKRVAEMVAQAVEAAAYESGVARRERQPQPTQTRGGDD from the coding sequence ATGCATCGACTGGGTAACATGCGGTTGATACTGCGCCTCGAGATCCAGAATACCGGGTCCATTTTCTCGTACATCGCCACTGCGATCGGCGCCACAGGTGGGGACATCCTGGCCGTGGACCTGATCCAGTCCCGTCGCGACGTCGTGATCCGCGACATCACGATCGGGGTGGAGAACAGGGCCCACGGCGACCGGGTCATCCAGGCGGTCACCGCCCTGCCCGGTGTGAAGCTGGTAAACGTCTCGGACCGCATCTTCCTGGCCCACCTCGGCGGCAAGATCGAGGTGACGCCGCGGGTGCAGGTGAAGACCCGCGACGACCTCTCGGTGGTCTACACGCCCGGCGTGGCGGACGTCTGCCGGGCCATCGCCGAGGATCCGAACAAGGCCTTTACGCTTACGATCAAGCGGAACACGGTGGCCGTGGTCACCGACGGCACCGCCGTGCTCGGCCTGGGCGACATCGGCCCGGCCGCGGCGATGCCGGTGATGGAGGGCAAGGCGATGCTGTTCAAGCAGTTCGCCGACGTGGACGCCTTCCCGATCTGCCTCGACACCAAGGATCCGGACGAGATCGTCCGCATCGTCAAGGCCCTCGCGCCGACCTTCGGCGGCATCAACCTCGAGGACATCTCCTCGCCGCGCTGTTTCGAGATCGAGCGGCGGCTGCAGGAGGAGCTGGACATCCCCGTCTTCCACGACGACCAGCACGGCACCGCCGTCGTGGTGCTGGCCGGCCTGATGAACGCCGCCCGGGTGGTGGGCAAGGAGCTCTCCGACCTGAAGGTCGTCGTCTGCGGCATCGGCGCCGCGGGCATCGCCATCACGAAGATGCTGATGCTGGCCGGCATCAAGAACATCATCGGCGTCGACCGGGAGGGCATCATCGAGCGGGGCAAGAAGTACCCGAGCAACCCGATGTGGCAGTGGTACGCCGAGAACACCAACCCCGAGAACCGGCACGGCGGCATGGCGGAGGCCATCGAGGGCGCCGACGCCTTCATCGGCGTCTCCGGCCCCGGTGCGCTGAAGATCGAACACGTGAAGAGGATGGCCAAGGACCCGATCGTCTTCGCCATGGCCAACCCCACGCCGGAGATCGACCCGGAGGAGGCCGAGCCGTACGTGGCGGTGATGGCCACCGGCCGGTCCGACTACCCGAACCAGGTCAACAACCTGCTCTGTTTCCCCGGCCTCTTCCGCGGCGCCCTGAACTGCCGTGCACGGCAGATCAACGACGCGATGAAGCTGGCCGCCGCCCGGGCCATCGCCGCGGTGGTCTCGGACGAGGAGCTGCACGCCGAGTACATCATCCCGTCGGTCTTCAACAAGCGGGTGGCCGAGATGGTCGCCCAGGCGGTGGAGGCGGCGGCGTACGAGAGCGGTGTCGCCCGGCGGGAGCGGCAGCCCCAGCCCACGCAGACCCGGGGCGGCGACGACTAG
- a CDS encoding S-layer homology domain-containing protein: MRRRFGRVMLLAVALVLLWVEAAFAFTYFAPVPQGTVGWARPRIVQRFNLEPGDRIVAAEMWLDGRPVTPAWDDTGLVYYDPPGPLEPGAHHVRLTVRVVPGREGYVYAPVTSEFTITVTADAPAVLPPAGAEGAAALAAVNRYRLTAGVSPVVLDARLSAAAALQASYLVANPDQVTVDAHRQTPSTPGFVAESAAGRARYYAYDGGTAEVINFKERAEEAVAGWIDTLYHRVPLLHPGMREMGYGLAGDDGLTVNVAVLGPYTSADQTVRWPAPGQTGVPPLWDGLETPDPLAGTGLSGPVGYPITLTFGARPEQLRLTRWSLTGPDGPVTVLPYDPERDPNLEDTVALIPTAPLRPGAQYTVAMAGEVDLGSGRQPFDYSWTFRTAAEAHPVVSRRVITYQADGSVAHIRLEGHAFPVGVQVYLGGLPVAGLVRESASSLRFQLPQGYPGGPADLLLVTPGGHEVTWPEFLTGAEPLSPSPAQAFRQVPLVVRGQPQGQPALVHGGGAVLVPGSALLRWGLEPEQVTAIGRTWWRQDVPSALGEYTLGRVIASVGGRPVRLALPVQERLGQIYVDASFAAALIGAELRQVGGQYHLVRPVGGQYDVDGHWAEAVIARLLEDGVVSGYGDGTFRPDATLSRAAFVRMLVSALGLQGTGAQGQGAAFADTAGHWVATGGYLGAAVTAGIVRPEDYPGGRFDPDRAILREEIAVMLVRALGLEERALATPLQTSDGVAVIEGRRFTDAGQWQRPRHVAEAIRSGLIAGYAEAGGAYTFRPDRTATRAEAAAMLVRALGEGG; this comes from the coding sequence GTGCGGCGGCGCTTCGGTCGCGTCATGTTGCTGGCCGTGGCCCTTGTCCTGCTGTGGGTGGAGGCGGCGTTCGCCTTCACTTATTTCGCGCCCGTGCCCCAGGGAACCGTGGGGTGGGCGCGTCCCCGCATCGTCCAGCGGTTCAACCTGGAGCCCGGCGACCGCATCGTCGCCGCCGAGATGTGGCTGGACGGGCGTCCCGTCACCCCCGCCTGGGACGACACGGGCCTGGTCTACTACGACCCCCCCGGTCCGCTGGAGCCGGGGGCCCACCACGTGCGCCTGACCGTCCGGGTGGTGCCGGGCCGGGAGGGCTACGTGTACGCGCCGGTGACCTCCGAGTTCACCATCACGGTGACCGCCGATGCCCCCGCCGTCCTTCCGCCTGCAGGCGCGGAGGGGGCGGCGGCCCTGGCTGCGGTGAACCGGTACCGCCTCACGGCCGGGGTCTCCCCGGTCGTCCTCGACGCGCGCCTCTCAGCGGCGGCCGCCCTCCAGGCCTCGTACCTGGTGGCCAACCCGGACCAGGTGACCGTCGACGCCCACCGGCAAACGCCGTCCACCCCGGGCTTCGTCGCCGAGAGCGCGGCAGGGCGCGCCCGCTACTACGCCTACGACGGCGGGACCGCCGAGGTGATCAACTTCAAGGAGCGGGCGGAGGAGGCGGTCGCGGGCTGGATCGACACCCTCTACCACCGCGTCCCGCTCCTCCATCCGGGCATGCGGGAGATGGGCTACGGGCTGGCCGGCGACGACGGGCTCACGGTGAACGTCGCCGTGCTGGGGCCGTACACGAGCGCGGACCAGACGGTGCGCTGGCCGGCGCCCGGGCAGACCGGCGTGCCGCCGCTCTGGGACGGGCTGGAGACGCCGGACCCGCTCGCCGGCACGGGCCTCTCGGGACCGGTCGGGTACCCGATCACCCTCACGTTCGGCGCCCGGCCCGAGCAGCTGCGCCTCACCCGCTGGAGCCTCACGGGGCCCGACGGCCCCGTGACCGTACTGCCCTACGACCCGGAGCGGGACCCCAACCTGGAGGATACCGTCGCGCTCATCCCGACGGCGCCCCTGCGCCCGGGGGCGCAGTACACGGTGGCCATGGCCGGCGAAGTGGACCTGGGCAGCGGCCGCCAGCCCTTTGACTACTCCTGGACCTTCCGCACGGCCGCCGAGGCCCATCCGGTGGTTTCACGGCGGGTGATCACGTACCAGGCCGACGGCAGCGTGGCGCACATCCGGCTGGAGGGGCACGCCTTCCCCGTCGGGGTTCAGGTCTACCTGGGCGGGCTGCCCGTTGCAGGGCTGGTGCGGGAGTCGGCGTCCAGCCTGCGCTTCCAGCTGCCCCAGGGGTACCCGGGCGGCCCGGCCGACCTGCTGCTCGTCACCCCCGGCGGCCACGAGGTGACCTGGCCGGAGTTCCTCACCGGCGCCGAACCGCTCTCGCCCTCCCCGGCCCAGGCCTTCCGCCAGGTTCCCCTGGTCGTGCGGGGGCAGCCTCAGGGCCAGCCGGCGCTGGTCCACGGCGGCGGGGCCGTGCTCGTGCCCGGGTCGGCGCTGCTGCGGTGGGGACTGGAGCCCGAACAGGTGACGGCCATCGGCCGGACGTGGTGGCGGCAGGACGTTCCGTCGGCCCTGGGCGAGTACACCCTGGGCCGGGTGATCGCCAGCGTCGGCGGCAGGCCCGTCCGTCTGGCGCTGCCGGTGCAGGAGCGGCTGGGGCAGATCTACGTCGATGCATCCTTCGCCGCGGCCCTGATCGGGGCCGAGCTCCGGCAGGTGGGCGGCCAGTACCACCTGGTGCGACCGGTGGGCGGCCAGTACGACGTGGACGGACACTGGGCTGAGGCCGTCATCGCCCGCCTGCTGGAGGACGGTGTCGTCTCGGGCTACGGCGACGGCACCTTCCGCCCCGACGCGACGCTCTCCCGGGCCGCCTTCGTGCGCATGCTCGTCTCGGCCCTGGGCCTCCAGGGGACGGGCGCACAGGGACAGGGGGCGGCGTTCGCCGACACCGCCGGCCACTGGGTGGCCACGGGGGGCTACCTGGGCGCGGCCGTGACGGCAGGGATCGTCCGGCCTGAGGACTACCCCGGCGGCCGCTTCGACCCGGACCGGGCGATCCTGCGGGAGGAGATCGCCGTGATGCTGGTGCGGGCGCTGGGCCTGGAGGAGCGTGCGCTGGCGACGCCGCTGCAGACGTCCGACGGCGTGGCGGTGATCGAGGGCCGCCGCTTCACCGACGCCGGCCAATGGCAGAGGCCCCGGCACGTGGCCGAGGCCATCCGATCGGGTCTGATTGCGGGGTACGCCGAGGCGGGGGGCGCCTATACCTTCCGTCCGGACCGGACCGCAACCCGGGCCGAGGCGGCGGCGATGCTGGTGCGGGCGCTGGGCGAAGGTGGTTAG